Proteins from a genomic interval of Maylandia zebra isolate NMK-2024a linkage group LG15, Mzebra_GT3a, whole genome shotgun sequence:
- the prkg3 gene encoding cGMP-dependent protein kinase 2 → MPAAMEKQIEELKQQLEKQCLINKELQRQNKDLEKRLTEKEKLLQQLQTQYHDLDFPSQTGNEIEPEVRKSRAAVIASEPIPENLEIKRARVKKNVSETSLIVKAIQKNDFLSRLDDEQIAMMVDLLKVSHFNPGDEVIQEGSEGDSMYIVAAGELSVSQSGRDLRTLTSGDVFGELAILYNCKRTATVKAKTPVHLWCMERQTYRSIMTNKSKKKREQLMGFLKTAHTLKDLNDVQLSKIIDSMEEVKYQDKDVIVREGTEGNAFYIILKGEVLVTKNVNGHQKQIRRMGKGEHFGEQALIREVLRTATCTADGPVTCFSIDKEVFEETIPVEHLELFDDSKVMQEAQPPEKLSPSSTLRLKDLVPVFYQEGRYQGDPVTLGVGGFGRVALMTTLPHGKYYAVKRVSKKHIVAKRQEEHMLFEKKILKAVQCEFIVRLHGAFKDTRYIYMVMEFCSGGEIWTKLKEVGRFDEPVAVFCTACVVEAYAYLHKKNIMYRDLKPENLMLDAKGYVKLVDFGFAKELVRGEKTYSFVGTPEYMAPEIIKNQGHDFAVDFWSLGILIFELLAGSPPFSSSEPQKIYAKILDGELHYAPYMSEAAKSIISKLCRPRPGQRLGNTKNGIKDIRHHRWFSSMNWHKLRVGQLEAPTARLIRKGPCYINFDRFPLDQTKAEEEFSGWDRDF, encoded by the exons AAAAACGACTCACCGAGAAAGAGAAACTCCTGCAACAACTGCAGACTCAGTATCATGATCTCG ACTTTCCCTCTCAGACCGGTAATGAGATTGAACCTGAGGTCAGGAAGAGCCGTGCAGCTGTCATAGCTTCAGAACCAATCCCGGAGAACCTGGAGATTAAACGGGCGAGGGTGAAGAAAAATGTCAG TGAGACGAGCCTAATTGTCAAAGCTATCCAGAAGAATGACTTCCTGAGCCGGTTAGATGATGAGCAAATAGCCATGATGGTGGACCTGTTAAAGGTATCTCACTTCAATCCTGGAGATGAAGTCATTCAGGAAGGCTCTGAAGGAGACAGCATGTACATTGTGGCAG CTGGTGAGCTTTCTGTGAGCCAGTCTGGCCGTGACCTCCGAACTCTTACTAGTGGTGATGTTTTTGGAGAGCTGGCGATTCTGTACAACTGCAAAAGGACAGCAACAGTCAAAG CAAAGACACCTGTGCATCTGTGGTGCATGGAGCGACAGACCTACAGAAGCATTATGACCAACAAGTCCAAGAAGAAACGAGAACAGCTCATGGGCTTCCTGAAGAC GGCCCACACTCTGAAGGACCTGAATGATGTCCAGTTGTCCAAAATCATTGACTCCATGGAGGAG GTGAAGTACCAGGACAAAGATGTTATAGTTCGAGAGGGAACAGAAGGAAACGCATTCTACATCATCCTCAAAGGAGAG GTGTTGGTGACTAAGAACGTGAACGGTCATCAGAAGCAGATTCGCAGGATGGGAAAAGGGGAGCATTTCGGGGAACAGGCCCTCATACG CGAGGTCTTGAGGACAGCAACCTGCACTGCCGACGGCCCTGTTACCTGCTTCTCCATTGACAAGGA GGTATTTGAAGAAACAATTCCCGTAGAGCACCTGGAACTCTTTGATGA CTCCAAAGTGATGCAGGAGGCGCAACCTCCAGAAAAGTTGAG CCCCAGCTCCACTCTGAGATTGAAGGATCTGGTTCCAGTCTTCTATCAGGAGGGTCGCTATCAAGGAGATCCTGTCACACTTGGAGTTGGAGGATTTGGCCGTGTGGCGCTG ATGACCACCCTGCCCCATGGAAAATATTACGCCGTGAAGCGAGTCAGCAAGAAGCACATTGTTGCCAAGAGACAGGAAGAGCACATGCTGTTTGAGAAGAAGATCCTTAAAGCTGTGCAGTGTGAATTCATTGTCAG ACTTCATGGAGCTTTCAAAGACACACGATACATCTACATGGTGATGGAGTTCTGTAGTGGTGGGGAAATCTGGACCAAACTCAAAGAAGT AGGTCGTTTTGACGAGCCTGTCGCTGTGTTCTGCACTGCCTGCGTGGTGGAGGCCTATGCTTACCTCCACAAGAAGAACATCATGTATAGAGACCTAAAGCCTGAGAACCTGATGCTGGATGCGAAGGGCTACGTCAAACTG GTTGACTTTGGTTTTGCAAAGGAGCTGGTTCGGGGCGAGAAAACCTACTCATTTGTTGGTACTCCTGAGTACATGGCTCCAGAGATCATCAAGAACCAGGGACATGACTTTGCAGTTGACTTTTGGTCTCTTGGCATCCTGATTTTTGAACTATTGGCGGGAAG CCCTCCCTTTTCAAGCTCAGAGCCCCAGAAGATTTATGCCAAAATTTTGGATGGGGAGCTCCATTATGCACCTTATATGAGCGAAGCAGCCAAGTCCATTATCAGTAAACTGTGCAG ACCTCGGCCTGGTCAGAGATTAGGAAACACCAAAAATGGGATCAAAGATATCCGGCATCACAG GTGGTTCAGCAGTATGAACTGGCACAAGCTGCGTGTGGGTCAGCTTGAGGCTCCCACAGCACGGCTTATCCGCAAG GGTCCCTGCTACATCAACTTTGATCGCTTCCCTCTTGATCAGACGAAGGCAGAAGAGGAGTTCTCTGGCTGGGACCGTGACTTCTGA